One window of Anabaena sphaerica FACHB-251 genomic DNA carries:
- a CDS encoding LOG family protein, whose translation MTFKESFEILESLQADIAELIDRLPTLKHRQFIQQALATIVRLADSEIERLDWKILSAALADMERGFQLFYGYRHVRKVTIFGSARLAPETPDYQMAVQFARAVSQLGFMVMTGGGGGIMQAGQEGAGKDNSFGLNIQLPFEQQANPFIDGDPKLIHFKYFFTRKLFLLKESDAVALFPGGFGTQDEAFECMTLSQTGKFGPVPVVLIDHPGGDYWHSWNQYINQQLVLKGLVNPEDPSLYTVTDNLEVACNAITRFYQVYHSSRYVSDQLVIRLRHELSDALVDQLNADFSDIIVQGRIEKSQVLPQEGQDETSDLPRLVLYFNQRDLGRLYQMIAVINQLGVPSPEEKAHPERK comes from the coding sequence ATGACCTTCAAAGAGTCGTTTGAAATACTAGAGTCTCTCCAAGCTGATATTGCTGAATTAATAGATCGTTTACCGACCTTAAAACATCGGCAATTTATCCAGCAGGCACTTGCTACCATAGTTCGTTTAGCTGATAGTGAAATTGAGCGTCTTGATTGGAAGATACTATCTGCAGCTTTAGCAGATATGGAAAGAGGCTTCCAACTCTTTTATGGCTACCGACACGTTCGCAAAGTTACTATCTTTGGTTCTGCTCGTTTAGCACCAGAAACCCCTGATTACCAAATGGCAGTTCAATTTGCTCGCGCTGTTTCTCAACTGGGATTCATGGTGATGACAGGCGGTGGTGGTGGTATTATGCAGGCTGGTCAAGAAGGTGCAGGAAAAGACAATTCTTTTGGTTTAAATATTCAGTTGCCTTTTGAGCAACAGGCTAACCCTTTTATTGATGGTGATCCTAAGCTTATTCACTTTAAATATTTCTTTACCCGCAAGCTGTTTCTTCTCAAAGAAAGCGATGCTGTAGCTTTGTTTCCGGGTGGCTTTGGCACTCAAGATGAAGCTTTTGAATGTATGACACTCAGCCAAACAGGTAAATTTGGACCTGTTCCTGTGGTTTTAATCGATCATCCAGGTGGTGATTATTGGCACTCTTGGAACCAGTATATAAATCAGCAATTGGTGTTAAAAGGTCTTGTTAATCCAGAAGATCCCAGTCTATACACGGTGACGGATAATCTGGAAGTTGCTTGCAATGCCATTACCCGTTTTTACCAAGTTTATCACTCTAGCCGCTATGTAAGTGATCAATTGGTGATTCGTCTTAGACACGAGTTATCAGATGCTCTGGTGGATCAATTGAATGCTGACTTTAGTGACATTATTGTCCAGGGCAGAATTGAGAAAAGTCAGGTATTACCTCAAGAAGGTCAAGATGAAACATCTGATTTGCCTCGTCTTGTTTTATACTTTAATCAACGAGATTTAGGGCGTTTGTATCAGATGATTGCAGTGATTAACCAGTTAGGTGTTCCTTCCCCAGAGGAAAAAGCCCATCCAGAAAGGAAGTAG
- a CDS encoding GuaB3 family IMP dehydrogenase-related protein, giving the protein MEIQLGRGKMARRAYGIDEIALVPGNRTLDPSLADTRWKIGNIEREIPIIASAMDGVVDVEMAVRLSQLGALGVLNLEGIQTRYADPNPILDRIASVGKDEFVSLMQELYAEPIKPELIEKRIQEIKQQGGIAAVSATPVGASKYGEVVAKAGADLFFIQATVVSTDHLSPESITPLDLSQFCRSMPIPVALGNCVTYQVTLDLMKAGAAAVLVGIGPGAACTSRGVLGVGVPQATAIADCAAARDDYYRETGKYIPVIADGGLITGGDICKCIACGADGVMIGSPFARAAEAPGRGYHWGMATPSPLLPRGTRIRVGTTGTLEQILTGPAGLDDGTHNLLGALKTSMGTLGAKNIKEMQQVEVVIAPSLLTEGKVYQKAQQLGMGK; this is encoded by the coding sequence GTGGAAATTCAACTTGGGCGGGGAAAAATGGCTCGACGAGCCTATGGCATTGATGAAATTGCTTTAGTACCCGGTAACAGAACACTCGATCCGAGTTTAGCGGATACCAGGTGGAAAATTGGTAATATTGAGCGAGAAATCCCCATTATTGCCAGCGCCATGGATGGTGTAGTCGATGTGGAAATGGCAGTGCGCTTGTCCCAGTTAGGGGCTTTAGGAGTTCTGAATTTAGAAGGTATCCAAACTCGCTATGCTGACCCAAACCCGATTTTAGATCGGATTGCCTCAGTCGGCAAAGATGAATTTGTGTCCCTGATGCAAGAACTCTATGCCGAACCAATAAAGCCCGAACTAATTGAAAAACGTATTCAGGAAATTAAACAACAAGGCGGTATTGCGGCGGTGAGTGCTACTCCAGTAGGCGCAAGCAAATATGGTGAAGTAGTAGCCAAAGCTGGAGCAGATTTATTTTTTATCCAAGCTACGGTAGTTTCTACAGACCACCTCTCACCAGAGTCCATCACCCCACTTGACTTGTCCCAATTTTGCCGTTCTATGCCCATACCTGTGGCATTAGGCAATTGCGTTACATATCAAGTCACCTTGGATTTAATGAAAGCAGGTGCAGCCGCAGTATTAGTGGGAATTGGACCTGGTGCTGCTTGTACCTCCCGTGGCGTATTAGGTGTAGGTGTACCTCAAGCAACAGCGATCGCAGATTGTGCCGCAGCCAGAGATGATTATTATCGGGAAACTGGTAAATATATTCCTGTCATTGCCGATGGTGGTTTAATCACAGGTGGAGACATCTGTAAATGTATCGCCTGTGGTGCTGATGGCGTAATGATTGGTTCCCCCTTCGCTAGAGCCGCAGAAGCACCAGGAAGGGGTTATCATTGGGGTATGGCAACTCCTAGCCCATTGCTGCCCCGTGGTACTCGGATTCGCGTTGGTACAACCGGTACTCTAGAACAAATACTCACAGGTCCAGCCGGACTAGATGATGGTACTCATAATCTTCTAGGAGCCTTAAAAACCAGTATGGGGACTTTAGGAGCCAAAAATATCAAAGAAATGCAGCAAGTTGAAGTTGTCATTGCTCCTTCCCTCTTAACTGAAGGCAAAGTTTACCAAAAAGCCCAACAACTGGGTATGGGTAAATAA
- a CDS encoding sulfate ABC transporter substrate-binding protein, with the protein MTYNSEKLAKLLPVKTASTVLLAISVSANTVFPVFAGTAQNKQLISQNTKKVEITLVSYAVTKAAYSKIIPQFVSKWKREKGQDVIIRESYGGSGSQTRAVIDGLQADVVALALALDTKKIEQAGLINPGWEKEAPNNSIITRSVVALETRQGNPKGIKTWTDLTKPGVKIVTANPKTSGGARWNFLALWGAVAKNGGNENQALNFVQQVFRNVVVLPKDARESSDAFYKKNQGDVLLNYENEVILAAQQGKTDTTYVVPSTNISIEGPVAVVDKNVEKRGTRAVSEAFVKFLFTPEAQREFAKVGFRPVNSTVAKEVQSKFPKIAQLYTVGSLGGWDSVQKKFFDDGAIFDKIQGTRR; encoded by the coding sequence ATGACATACAACTCCGAAAAATTAGCGAAACTCCTGCCTGTAAAAACAGCATCAACCGTACTATTAGCAATCAGTGTCAGTGCAAATACGGTATTTCCTGTATTTGCAGGAACTGCACAAAATAAACAACTAATTAGTCAAAACACTAAAAAAGTAGAAATCACCTTGGTTTCTTACGCAGTAACTAAAGCTGCTTACAGTAAAATCATTCCTCAGTTTGTGTCCAAATGGAAACGAGAAAAAGGTCAGGATGTGATTATTCGGGAAAGTTATGGTGGTTCAGGTTCTCAAACCCGTGCTGTCATTGATGGCTTACAAGCAGATGTGGTAGCCTTAGCCCTGGCCTTGGATACCAAAAAAATCGAACAAGCAGGTTTAATTAATCCTGGTTGGGAAAAAGAAGCGCCTAATAACTCTATTATTACCCGTTCCGTTGTAGCTTTAGAAACCCGTCAAGGTAATCCTAAAGGGATCAAAACTTGGACTGATTTAACTAAACCGGGAGTAAAAATAGTCACAGCTAACCCCAAGACTTCTGGTGGTGCAAGGTGGAATTTTTTAGCTTTGTGGGGAGCCGTTGCTAAAAATGGTGGTAATGAAAACCAAGCCTTGAATTTTGTCCAACAAGTATTTCGCAATGTAGTGGTATTACCCAAGGATGCCAGAGAATCTAGTGATGCTTTTTACAAAAAAAATCAAGGAGATGTCCTACTTAACTACGAAAACGAAGTAATTTTAGCAGCACAACAGGGTAAAACAGATACTACTTACGTAGTGCCTTCCACGAATATTTCTATTGAAGGACCTGTGGCTGTGGTTGATAAAAATGTAGAAAAACGCGGTACTCGTGCAGTATCGGAAGCCTTCGTCAAGTTTTTGTTTACACCAGAAGCACAGCGTGAGTTTGCAAAAGTGGGTTTTCGTCCCGTTAACTCGACTGTAGCCAAAGAAGTACAGAGTAAATTTCCCAAAATTGCCCAACTTTATACAGTGGGTAGTTTAGGGGGTTGGGATAGTGTGCAGAAGAAGTTTTTTGATGACGGTGCTATTTTTGACAAAATCCAAGGCACAAGACGCTAA
- a CDS encoding sulfate ABC transporter substrate-binding protein codes for MSLWQHQRLRLNSLKSFLSLFLVGAFLSLALTACTGGRESSSTSGKKQNIDLTLVSFAVTRDAYKAIIPKFVKKWKQEQGQNVTFKQSYGGSGSQTRAVIDGLQADIVHLALALDTEKIEKAGLIQPGWEKEIPNNAVASKSVAALVTREGNPKGIKTWADLDKDGVKLITADPKTSGVARWNFLALWNSAIKTGGDEVKATEFVSKVYNNVPILTKDAREATDAFFKQGQADALINYENEIVLAQEKGLKVNYVIPDVNISIDNPVAVVDKNVDKHGNREVAEAFVKYLFTPEAQLEFAKVGFRPVDENVAKTKEFADKYPPVKTLATVQELGGWDAMQEKFFNDGALFDQIQAKKR; via the coding sequence ATGAGTTTGTGGCAGCATCAACGTCTGCGGCTAAATTCGCTGAAAAGCTTTTTATCCCTGTTTTTGGTAGGGGCATTCTTGAGTTTGGCACTTACCGCTTGTACAGGTGGAAGAGAGAGTAGTTCTACTAGTGGTAAAAAACAAAATATTGATTTAACCTTGGTATCTTTTGCTGTTACCAGAGATGCTTATAAAGCCATCATTCCTAAGTTTGTGAAAAAGTGGAAGCAAGAACAAGGGCAAAATGTCACTTTTAAGCAAAGTTATGGTGGTTCAGGTTCCCAAACACGCGCCGTTATTGATGGTTTGCAAGCGGATATTGTTCACTTAGCATTAGCTTTAGACACCGAAAAAATTGAAAAAGCGGGATTAATTCAGCCTGGATGGGAAAAAGAAATTCCTAATAATGCTGTTGCTTCTAAGTCTGTAGCTGCATTAGTAACTCGTGAAGGTAATCCTAAAGGGATCAAAACTTGGGCAGATTTAGATAAAGATGGTGTCAAATTAATTACTGCCGATCCAAAAACATCAGGGGTAGCGCGTTGGAATTTCCTGGCTCTTTGGAACTCTGCAATTAAAACTGGTGGTGATGAGGTCAAAGCTACAGAGTTTGTGTCCAAGGTTTATAATAATGTTCCTATTTTAACTAAGGATGCACGTGAAGCCACAGATGCTTTTTTTAAACAAGGTCAAGCTGATGCTTTAATTAACTATGAAAATGAAATTGTCTTGGCACAGGAAAAGGGGTTGAAGGTAAATTATGTTATTCCTGACGTGAATATTTCTATTGATAACCCTGTTGCGGTTGTGGATAAGAATGTTGATAAGCATGGTAATAGGGAGGTTGCTGAGGCGTTTGTTAAGTACCTATTTACTCCTGAAGCACAACTAGAATTTGCAAAAGTTGGTTTTCGTCCAGTGGATGAAAACGTAGCAAAAACTAAGGAATTTGCTGATAAATATCCCCCAGTAAAAACGTTGGCTACAGTTCAAGAGTTAGGTGGATGGGATGCTATGCAGGAAAAGTTTTTTAATGATGGGGCATTATTTGATCAAATTCAAGCTAAAAAGCGGTAA
- the cysT gene encoding sulfate ABC transporter permease subunit CysT: MAVSTSLETEKKPAVWKVFLDNVIRLPWTWRITILYLTFMLFMPIVAMFLKASTVPPAKFWEIATSEMALATYNVTFVTSVMAAAVNGVFGTLIAWVLVRYDFPFKRIIDATVDLPFALPTSVAGLTLATVYSDNGWIGSLLAPLGIKVSFTRLGVGVAMIFISLPFVIRTVQPVLQEMEKEVEEAAWSLGASQWETFVKVILPPLFPTILTGVALGFSRAVGEYGSTVIIASNTPFQDLIAPVLIFQRLEQYDYAGATVIGVVLLVISLVLLLAINFLQAWARRYDNR; this comes from the coding sequence ATGGCTGTATCTACGAGTTTAGAAACTGAGAAAAAACCTGCTGTTTGGAAGGTGTTTTTAGATAATGTGATTCGTCTACCTTGGACTTGGCGAATTACAATTTTATACTTAACTTTCATGTTGTTTATGCCCATTGTGGCAATGTTCCTGAAAGCAAGTACAGTACCACCCGCGAAGTTTTGGGAAATTGCCACCAGTGAAATGGCACTGGCAACATACAATGTGACTTTTGTAACTTCTGTGATGGCTGCTGCTGTCAATGGTGTATTTGGTACTTTGATTGCTTGGGTTCTCGTGCGGTATGATTTCCCTTTCAAACGCATCATTGATGCGACAGTAGATTTACCGTTTGCTTTGCCTACTTCGGTAGCAGGTTTAACTTTGGCGACTGTGTACAGTGATAATGGTTGGATTGGTTCTTTACTTGCACCCTTGGGAATAAAAGTATCTTTTACTCGTTTGGGTGTAGGTGTGGCGATGATATTTATATCTTTGCCATTTGTGATTAGAACTGTTCAACCTGTGTTGCAAGAGATGGAAAAGGAAGTGGAAGAAGCAGCTTGGAGTTTAGGTGCTTCCCAGTGGGAAACTTTTGTGAAAGTGATTTTACCACCTTTATTTCCCACAATTTTAACAGGTGTAGCTTTGGGGTTTTCCCGTGCGGTGGGGGAATACGGTTCAACTGTAATTATTGCTTCCAATACACCTTTTCAAGATTTAATTGCACCTGTACTAATTTTCCAGAGATTAGAACAATATGACTATGCTGGTGCAACTGTGATTGGTGTAGTTTTACTAGTTATTTCCTTGGTGCTGTTATTAGCAATTAATTTCTTACAAGCTTGGGCTAGAAGATATGACAACAGATAA
- the cysW gene encoding sulfate ABC transporter permease subunit CysW, translating into MTTDKVKNPKKQSWVPGVLIGIAIAYLALVQYIPTINVFFQAFKKGFDPFISNLTRPEFLHAAWLTLLLALIALPINTVFGLCAAWAISRHKFPGRAIVISIIDLPFSISPVVAGLMLVLLYGRQGWFGGWLQAHDIQIIFGFPGMLLATAFVSMPFVAREVIPVLEEFGKEQEEAAKTLGANDWQTFWRVTLPSIRWGLLYGLILTNARAMGEFGAVSVVSGNIANTTQTLPLFVEDAYKQYETEAAFSAAVLLALLAVVTLVLKEILERKTRIKDVE; encoded by the coding sequence ATGACAACAGATAAGGTAAAAAATCCGAAAAAGCAAAGTTGGGTTCCGGGTGTTTTGATTGGGATTGCGATCGCTTATTTAGCTTTAGTGCAGTATATTCCCACTATCAACGTATTTTTTCAAGCCTTTAAAAAGGGATTTGATCCTTTTATTTCTAACCTTACTAGACCAGAATTTCTCCATGCAGCTTGGCTAACACTATTACTAGCTTTAATTGCATTACCTATAAATACTGTATTTGGTCTGTGTGCAGCTTGGGCGATTTCTCGGCATAAATTCCCTGGTCGTGCTATAGTTATCAGTATTATTGACCTGCCTTTTTCTATCTCTCCAGTTGTTGCAGGTTTAATGCTGGTATTACTCTATGGTAGACAGGGATGGTTTGGTGGTTGGTTACAGGCCCATGATATTCAGATAATTTTTGGTTTTCCGGGAATGTTATTAGCTACGGCATTTGTGAGTATGCCTTTTGTAGCTAGGGAAGTTATTCCTGTTTTGGAAGAATTTGGTAAGGAACAAGAGGAAGCAGCTAAAACTCTAGGTGCAAATGATTGGCAGACTTTTTGGCGTGTGACTTTACCTAGTATTCGTTGGGGTTTACTCTATGGTTTGATTTTAACAAATGCTAGAGCCATGGGTGAATTTGGGGCTGTTTCTGTTGTCTCTGGTAATATTGCCAATACAACTCAAACTTTGCCTTTGTTTGTGGAAGATGCCTATAAACAATATGAAACGGAAGCGGCTTTTTCTGCGGCGGTATTATTAGCACTCCTAGCAGTTGTTACTTTGGTTTTGAAGGAGATTTTAGAACGAAAAACCCGTATTAAGGATGTTGAATAA
- a CDS encoding NIL domain-containing protein, whose translation MNDENILTSQRIRVRITKDYHQEPVISRLVSEYGLTVNIKAAFLGQDAISDGWFDLDLQGNENQIENGLNYLQELKLEVWDEKRIGTW comes from the coding sequence ATGAATGATGAAAATATTTTGACAAGTCAGAGAATTCGAGTGAGAATTACTAAAGATTATCATCAAGAACCTGTGATTTCTCGCTTAGTATCTGAGTACGGTTTAACTGTGAATATCAAAGCTGCATTTTTAGGTCAAGATGCTATCAGCGATGGTTGGTTTGATTTAGATTTACAGGGGAATGAAAATCAAATTGAAAATGGGTTAAATTATCTGCAAGAGTTGAAGTTGGAAGTTTGGGATGAAAAGAGAATAGGTACTTGGTAA
- the hcp gene encoding hydroxylamine reductase has translation MFCNQCEQTTRGDVCHQWGACGKSPEVAALQDLLVHCLRGLSQVVLQAKSLSINTRETDEFTCEMLFSTLTNVNFTTSDFMAFVNRAIALRESLKLQIQALGKKVIESAINKFQPASNLQAQIQQGKDLEFEFISQSSQNVDVFSLKLTVLYGLKGLAAYAFHALELNQHDEGLYTFCHEVLANLDAQDKTLQDWLNLALKVGEMNLKAMQLLDAGNTETFGHPTPTPVILGHTTGKAILVSGHDLLALKAILEKTAGTEIKVYTHGELLPAHGYPKLKQQYPHLYGHYGTAWQNQTHEFEKFPGAIAMTTNCLVPPHESYKNKVFTLGPVGYPGLQHVSINDVSQIINKALELPGFSDEENKGTITTGFARNAVLSVADTVINAVKSGDIRHFFLIGGCDGAKPGRNYYSDLVEQMPNDCVVLTLGCGKFRFFDKNMGDIGGIPRLLDVGQCNDAYSAIQIAVALANAFEVGVNELPLSMVLSWYEQKAIAVLLTLLHLGIQNIRIGPTLPAFLSANVVKLLSETYHLQLITTPEQDLAACLG, from the coding sequence ATGTTCTGTAACCAGTGTGAACAAACAACCCGTGGAGATGTCTGTCATCAGTGGGGTGCGTGTGGTAAAAGTCCTGAAGTTGCTGCTTTACAAGATTTATTGGTGCATTGTTTACGCGGACTTTCGCAAGTGGTATTACAAGCAAAATCTTTAAGTATTAATACTCGTGAGACAGATGAGTTTACCTGTGAGATGCTTTTTTCCACATTAACCAATGTGAATTTTACTACTTCTGATTTTATGGCTTTTGTGAATCGTGCGATCGCACTCCGCGAAAGTCTGAAGTTACAAATTCAAGCATTAGGTAAGAAAGTTATAGAATCAGCAATTAATAAATTTCAACCTGCCAGTAATTTACAGGCACAAATTCAACAAGGTAAAGATTTAGAATTTGAATTTATTAGTCAATCTTCTCAAAATGTAGATGTTTTCTCTCTCAAACTTACAGTATTGTATGGTTTAAAAGGTTTAGCTGCTTACGCTTTCCATGCCTTAGAATTAAATCAGCATGATGAAGGCTTATATACATTCTGTCACGAAGTTTTAGCTAATTTAGATGCTCAAGATAAAACTTTACAAGATTGGTTGAATTTAGCCTTAAAAGTTGGGGAAATGAACCTCAAAGCCATGCAGCTTTTAGACGCAGGAAATACAGAAACCTTTGGACATCCCACACCTACACCTGTAATTTTAGGACATACAACTGGTAAAGCAATTCTCGTTTCTGGACATGATTTATTAGCTTTAAAAGCTATCTTAGAAAAAACCGCAGGAACAGAAATTAAGGTTTACACTCACGGGGAATTATTACCAGCACATGGTTATCCGAAATTAAAACAACAATACCCCCATCTTTATGGTCATTATGGTACAGCATGGCAAAATCAAACCCATGAATTTGAAAAATTCCCTGGTGCGATCGCCATGACCACAAATTGTCTTGTACCTCCCCATGAATCTTACAAAAATAAGGTATTTACATTAGGTCCTGTAGGTTATCCTGGTTTACAACACGTTAGTATTAACGATGTTTCACAAATTATCAATAAAGCTTTAGAATTACCAGGTTTTAGCGATGAAGAAAATAAAGGAACAATAACTACAGGCTTTGCGAGAAATGCAGTTTTGAGTGTTGCAGATACAGTAATTAATGCTGTAAAATCAGGAGATATCCGTCACTTTTTCCTAATTGGTGGTTGTGATGGTGCAAAACCAGGAAGAAACTACTATAGTGATTTAGTAGAACAGATGCCTAATGATTGTGTCGTCTTAACATTAGGCTGTGGTAAGTTCCGGTTCTTTGATAAAAATATGGGTGATATTGGAGGAATTCCTCGGTTATTAGATGTGGGACAATGTAACGATGCTTATTCTGCAATTCAAATTGCGGTAGCTTTAGCAAATGCTTTTGAAGTAGGTGTGAATGAATTACCATTATCAATGGTCTTATCTTGGTATGAGCAGAAAGCGATCGCTGTTCTTCTCACATTACTACATCTGGGTATCCAAAACATTCGCATAGGTCCTACACTTCCAGCTTTCCTATCAGCTAATGTTGTCAAGTTGCTATCAGAAACCTATCATCTGCAACTCATCACCACACCAGAACAGGACTTAGCAGCTTGTCTTGGTTGA
- a CDS encoding Crp/Fnr family transcriptional regulator has product MTVTEKVLQVKNFLQKTPIFENIIDEQLQAVANIAILQTYKKNETLFWEGDEATGFFIVKSGRIKVFKVANNGKEQILHIFGIEEYFAEVPAFDGGNFPASAAAIETSEVVFIPRTAFLMVLQQHPTLAIAMLGTFARHLRQLTHLVDTLSFQEVPERLTNYLLKLSKRNDNINVIELDLPKTQLAALLGTVPETLSRAFYKLSQEGKIEVNGTKITLSDEILTPRSN; this is encoded by the coding sequence ATGACTGTCACCGAAAAAGTTTTACAAGTTAAAAACTTCCTCCAAAAAACCCCCATCTTTGAAAACATCATCGACGAACAACTACAAGCAGTCGCTAATATTGCTATTCTTCAGACCTACAAAAAAAACGAAACTCTTTTTTGGGAAGGAGACGAAGCAACGGGATTTTTTATTGTTAAATCTGGGAGAATAAAAGTTTTTAAAGTTGCAAATAACGGTAAAGAACAGATTTTACATATCTTTGGAATAGAAGAATATTTTGCAGAAGTTCCCGCTTTTGATGGTGGAAACTTTCCCGCATCAGCAGCAGCAATAGAAACTTCTGAAGTTGTGTTTATTCCCAGAACTGCATTTTTAATGGTTTTGCAACAACATCCAACTTTAGCAATAGCCATGCTGGGAACATTTGCGCGACATTTGCGACAATTAACCCACTTGGTTGATACTCTTTCTTTTCAGGAAGTACCAGAAAGATTAACCAATTACTTGTTAAAATTGAGCAAACGCAATGATAATATTAATGTGATAGAATTAGACTTACCCAAAACACAATTAGCTGCTTTATTAGGTACAGTTCCCGAAACCCTATCTCGTGCTTTTTATAAATTAAGTCAAGAAGGAAAAATTGAAGTGAACGGAACAAAAATTACATTATCTGATGAAATACTTACACCCAGGAGTAACTGA
- a CDS encoding rhodanese-related sulfurtransferase: MNQENIVVVAALYKFVSLPDYIELQAPLLSFCQEQGIKGTILLAQEGINGTIAGSRPAIDAVLAFLRGDTRLADLENKESYTNTPPFEKMKVRLKREIVTLGIPEVDPNEQVGNYVSPQEWNDLISDPEVTVIDTRNDYEVSIGTFKRAENPQTQIFREFPEYVSKNLDPNQHKKVALFCTGGIRCEKASSYMLAQGFEEVYHLKGGILKYLEEVPKEESLWEGECFVFDERVAVRHGLEEGSYELCFCCGHPISDADKSSPQYEEGISCPYCFDSLTAEKRARQQEKWKQYRLQNSKV; encoded by the coding sequence ATGAACCAAGAAAATATTGTAGTTGTAGCTGCTCTGTATAAATTTGTCAGTTTACCTGATTATATCGAACTGCAAGCACCGCTGTTGTCTTTTTGTCAGGAACAAGGCATCAAGGGAACGATTTTACTAGCACAGGAAGGGATTAACGGCACTATTGCTGGTTCTCGTCCAGCTATTGATGCGGTTTTGGCGTTTCTCCGTGGTGATACTCGGTTAGCAGATTTGGAAAATAAAGAATCTTACACAAATACACCACCTTTTGAAAAGATGAAGGTGCGGTTAAAACGAGAAATTGTCACATTGGGAATACCGGAAGTTGACCCAAATGAACAGGTGGGAAATTACGTCAGTCCACAAGAATGGAATGATTTGATTTCTGACCCGGAAGTGACGGTAATTGATACCCGCAATGATTATGAGGTAAGTATTGGTACTTTCAAAAGAGCAGAAAATCCCCAAACGCAAATTTTCCGAGAATTTCCTGAATACGTCAGTAAAAACCTAGACCCGAATCAACACAAAAAAGTTGCTTTATTTTGTACCGGTGGTATCCGTTGCGAAAAAGCCTCATCTTATATGCTGGCTCAAGGCTTTGAGGAAGTTTATCATCTCAAAGGCGGCATTCTCAAGTATTTAGAGGAAGTACCCAAGGAAGAAAGTTTGTGGGAAGGTGAATGTTTTGTATTTGATGAACGGGTTGCGGTGCGTCACGGTTTGGAGGAAGGTAGTTATGAGTTATGTTTCTGTTGTGGTCATCCCATTTCCGACGCAGATAAGTCTTCTCCTCAGTATGAAGAAGGTATTTCTTGTCCTTACTGTTTTGATAGTTTAACCGCTGAGAAAAGAGCGCGACAGCAGGAGAAATGGAAACAGTACAGGTTACAGAATTCAAAAGTATAA
- a CDS encoding DUF938 domain-containing protein — protein MNTNPDKKQFAPATQRNREAILEVLLQVLPTNGTILEIASGTGEHAVFFAPHLAPRKWLPSDPNPMLRESITAWAEEFKSDHLYPPLDLDAQLPVWPVEKDKVTDSSIIAIININMIHISPWSACLGLMAGAGRILPPGGILYLYGPYKQNRQHTAPSNAAFDESLQSQNPAWGVRNLEDVVEAAKAENLTLQKVYQMPANNLSLIFKHN, from the coding sequence ATGAACACAAACCCAGATAAAAAACAATTTGCACCAGCAACACAACGCAACCGCGAAGCTATTTTAGAGGTACTTTTACAAGTATTACCCACAAACGGCACTATCTTAGAAATAGCCAGCGGAACAGGAGAACACGCGGTATTTTTTGCACCTCATCTAGCACCACGAAAATGGCTACCTTCTGATCCAAACCCTATGTTAAGGGAAAGTATTACAGCTTGGGCAGAAGAATTTAAAAGTGATCATCTTTACCCACCTTTAGATTTAGATGCTCAGTTACCAGTCTGGCCAGTGGAGAAAGACAAAGTTACAGACTCATCAATTATCGCCATAATTAACATTAACATGATTCATATTTCCCCTTGGTCAGCCTGTCTGGGACTGATGGCTGGGGCTGGACGGATTCTTCCCCCAGGTGGTATTCTTTATTTATATGGACCTTATAAACAAAATAGACAACACACCGCACCCAGTAACGCCGCTTTTGATGAGTCTTTACAGTCACAAAACCCAGCTTGGGGAGTGCGTAATTTAGAGGATGTGGTAGAAGCAGCAAAAGCCGAAAATCTGACACTGCAAAAGGTTTACCAAATGCCAGCAAATAACTTATCACTTATATTTAAACATAATTAA